From one Brachypodium distachyon strain Bd21 chromosome 4, Brachypodium_distachyon_v3.0, whole genome shotgun sequence genomic stretch:
- the LOC100837516 gene encoding uncharacterized protein LOC100837516 has product MPFLSPLAASGDDADDYYYHYDAGYRRASTTGGGKSAKKDKGIFSCLPCFNPCSPGAVDPMAHRRLLSSDSSDSDNVAAADITADLARLRLRYSRLAAGPPVRPRDVPGLVARPDDTPLAVAALSWLGGDLRPSCILRTILPALFPSLPEDARRALVAAARHLQPREAALDGEVAEYQSTYAMKLACEKTKDGVAETAAEEACKMARAARRADKLRWRAVQAAVQVLEPAQAKEFLKAVDDVAAKVGRHGARWHMRAGPLSVPVEAFERMRTNARAATDDAW; this is encoded by the exons ATGCCGTTCCTGAGCCCCCTTGCCGCCTCcggcgacgacgccgacgactaCTACTACCACTACGACGCCGGGTACCGCCGCGCCAGCACCACCGGCGGCGGGAAGAGCGCCAAGAAGGACAAGGGCATCTTCTCTTGCCTCCCCTGCTTCAACCCTTGCT CTCCCGGGGCAGTGGACCCTATGGCGCACCGccgtctcctctcctccgacTCCAGCGACAGCGAcaacgtcgccgccgccgacatcaccgccgacctcgcccgcctccgcctgcgctactcccgcctcgccgccggcccgcccgTCCGCCCGCGTGACGTCCCGGGCCTCGTCGCCCGCCCCGACGACACGCCGCTGGCCGTCGCCGCGCTCTCCTGGCTCGGCGGCGATCTCCGCCCTTCCTGCATCCTCCGCACCATCCTCCCGGCGCtcttcccctccctccccgaggacgcccgccgcgcgctcgtcgccgccgcgcgccacctCCAGCCCCGCGAGGCCGCGCTGGACGGCGAGGTCGCCGAGTACCAGTCCACCTACGCCATGAAGCTGGCCTGCGAGAAGACCAAGGACGGGGTCGCCGAGacggcggccgaggaggccTGCAAGATGGCGCGCGCGGCTCGCCGGGCCGACAAATTGCGGTGGCGCGCCGTCCAGGCCGCCGTGCAGGTGCTCGAGCCGGCGCAGGCCAAGGAGTTCCTCAAGGCCGTCGATGACGTCGCCGCCAAGGTGGGCCGCCACGGCGCCAGGTGGCACATGCGCGCCGGCCCCCTCTCGGTGCCCGTCGAAGCATTCGAGCGCA